One segment of Panicum virgatum strain AP13 chromosome 1K, P.virgatum_v5, whole genome shotgun sequence DNA contains the following:
- the LOC120704166 gene encoding U-box domain-containing protein 26-like, translated as MPGPGSVPLALGLDTAGVQVPWYFRCPISLELMADPVTVSTGQTYDRASIESWVATGNTTCPVTRAPLADFTLIPNHTLRRLIQEWCVAHRSMGVERIPTPKQPADPDLIRSLVAQGPGLPALRRLRALARESDKNRLVMATRETRAALLDAAFASGAADELQAEAMAVLALVGLGEAEAAEVVAREDRVARLGKLLAAAGPLEARVNAGAVVEAAASASGAEARAVLGAAEGVMEGLVALVEEKAHARAVRVGIRGLFALCLAKENRPRAVAAGAASALARRVAEGGAAGEPERALAAVERLCRAEGGRDAVVAGAGGGPAAVAALVRAMSGRAAEHAAGALVAVVGGSEALQVEAVRAGAMSQLLLMVQGGCSERAKRKAQHLLKLLRSAWPTTDCIANSDDFLQPY; from the coding sequence ATGCCGGGTCCGGGGAGCGTGCCCCTGGCGCTGGGCCTGGACACGGCGGGCGTGCAGGTGCCCTGGTACTTCCGCTGCCCCATCTCCCTGGAGCTCATGGCCGACCCCGTCACCGTGTCCACGGGCCAGACCTACGACCGCGCCAGCATCGAGTCCTGGGTCGCCACCGGCAACACCACCTGCCCCGTCACCCGCGCCCCGCTCGCCGACTTCACCCTCATCCCCAACCACACCCTCCGCCGCCTCATCCAGGAGTGGTGCGTCGCGCACCGCTCCATGGGCGTCGAGCGCATCCCCACGCCCAAGCAGCCCGCCGACCCGGACCTCATCCGCTCCCTCGTCGCCCAGGGCCCGGGCCTCCCCGCGCTCCGCAGGCTCCGGGCGCTCGCCAGGGAGTCCGACAAGAACAGGCTCGTCATGGCCACGCGCGAGACCAGGGCCGCGCTCCTCGACGCCGCCTTCGCCTCCGGGGCCGCCGACGAGCTCCAGGCCGAGGCCATGGCCGTGCTCGCGCTCGTCGGCCTCGGGGAGGCCGAGGCCGCCGAGGTCGTGGCCCGGGAGGACCGGGTCGCCAGGCTCGGcaagctcctcgccgccgccggcccgctcgAGGCCAGGGTTAACGCGGGCGCCGTCGTCGAGGCCGCCGCGTCGGCGTCGGGCGCGGAGGCCCGGGCGGtgctcggcgccgccgaggGGGTCATGGAGGGACTGGTGGCGCTGGTGGAGGAGAAGGCCCACGCGCGCGCCGTCCGCGTCGGGATCCGGGGCCTCTTCGCGCTCTGCCTGGCCAAGGAGAACCGGCCCCgcgcggtggccgccggcgccgcgtccGCGCTCGCCCGGCGCGtggcggagggcggcgccgccggggagccCGAGCGCGCGCTGGCGGCCGTGGAGCGGCTGTGCCGCGCCGAGGGCGGCCGCGACGCCGTGGTCGCCGGGGCCgggggcgggccggcggcggtggcggcgctggtgcgCGCCATGTccgggcgcgcggcggagcaCGCGGCGGGCGCGCTGGTGGCCGTGGTGGGCGGGTCGGAGGCGCTGCAGGTGGAGGCGGTCCGGGCGGGCGCCATGAGCCAGCTGCTGCTCATGGTGCAGGGCGGGTGCTCGGAGCGCGCCAAGCGCAAGGCGCAGCACCTCCTCAAGCTGCTCCGCTCCGCCTGGCCGACCACCGACTGCATCGCCAACTCCGACGACTTCCTGCAGCCGTACTGA